From Cyclopterus lumpus isolate fCycLum1 chromosome 4, fCycLum1.pri, whole genome shotgun sequence, a single genomic window includes:
- the LOC117730146 gene encoding regulator of G-protein signaling 8-like isoform X1 — translation MEEGFEAHTSATSRISTMKTRLACLSNKSDSYSDFSEFLPPAHETTARCLKVSTDEVVRWSESFDHLLSHKYGLAAFRTFLKSEFSDENIEFWMACEEYKKIKSSTKLVSKANKIFQEFIDIQAPREVNIDYRTREKTKQSLEDPSPTSLNEVQAKVYSLMEKDSYPRFLRSKMYQEMINRANAQGQRRSV, via the exons AATCAGCACCATGAAGACCCGACTAGCCTGCCTATCCAACAAATCAGACTCCTACAGCGACTTCTCCGAGTTCCTGCCTCCAGCCCACGAAACCACTGCCAGGTGTCTGAA AGTTTCAACGGATGAGGTTGTTCGGTGGTCCGAATCGTTTGATCATCTCCTCTCTCACAAAT ATGGTCTGGCTGCCTTCCGGACATTTCTCAAGTCGGAGTTCAGTGACGAGAATATCGAGTTTTGGATGGCTTGCGAGGAgtacaaaaaaatcaaaagctCAACCAAGCTTGTGTCCAAAGCAAACAAGATCTTTCAGGAGTTCATCGATATTCAGGCCCCCagagag GTAAACATTGACTACCGCACCAGAGAAAAGACCAAGCAGAGCCTGGAGGACCCGTCCCCGACCAGCCTCAACGAAGTCCAAGCTAAAGTCTACAGCCTCATGGAGAAAGACTCTTACCCACGATTCCTCAGGTCCAAGATGTACCAGGAAATGATAAACCGGGCGAACGCTCAAGGTCAGCGGAGGTCTGTTTGA
- the LOC117730146 gene encoding regulator of G-protein signaling 8-like isoform X2 translates to MKTRLACLSNKSDSYSDFSEFLPPAHETTARCLKVSTDEVVRWSESFDHLLSHKYGLAAFRTFLKSEFSDENIEFWMACEEYKKIKSSTKLVSKANKIFQEFIDIQAPREVNIDYRTREKTKQSLEDPSPTSLNEVQAKVYSLMEKDSYPRFLRSKMYQEMINRANAQGQRRSV, encoded by the exons ATGAAGACCCGACTAGCCTGCCTATCCAACAAATCAGACTCCTACAGCGACTTCTCCGAGTTCCTGCCTCCAGCCCACGAAACCACTGCCAGGTGTCTGAA AGTTTCAACGGATGAGGTTGTTCGGTGGTCCGAATCGTTTGATCATCTCCTCTCTCACAAAT ATGGTCTGGCTGCCTTCCGGACATTTCTCAAGTCGGAGTTCAGTGACGAGAATATCGAGTTTTGGATGGCTTGCGAGGAgtacaaaaaaatcaaaagctCAACCAAGCTTGTGTCCAAAGCAAACAAGATCTTTCAGGAGTTCATCGATATTCAGGCCCCCagagag GTAAACATTGACTACCGCACCAGAGAAAAGACCAAGCAGAGCCTGGAGGACCCGTCCCCGACCAGCCTCAACGAAGTCCAAGCTAAAGTCTACAGCCTCATGGAGAAAGACTCTTACCCACGATTCCTCAGGTCCAAGATGTACCAGGAAATGATAAACCGGGCGAACGCTCAAGGTCAGCGGAGGTCTGTTTGA